The following are encoded together in the Bradyrhizobium algeriense genome:
- a CDS encoding outer membrane protein translates to MRFLSWGIVAACGFLLAGPAAKAAEIRIPDLPSPQYNWTGFYAGVYGGGAYAAWAADYCRNGACRHAEGQAGGFAIGVYGGYNYQFANRFVIGGELDWGKSTSSRDEHVFGDSALLSSFGAFGSARLRAGYAFDRLLAFGAVGVGVASIGNGYRYTVQKGCDTIEQVIWDEQVKAGLIAGGGFEYAFTKHFVGRGEYLYANYGSVTLSSRDRTRTEFRNEMHLVRVGASYRF, encoded by the coding sequence ATGCGTTTTCTTTCCTGGGGGATTGTTGCCGCTTGTGGCTTTTTACTGGCAGGTCCGGCGGCGAAGGCTGCCGAAATCCGTATTCCGGACCTGCCTTCGCCTCAATACAACTGGACCGGGTTCTATGCGGGCGTTTACGGCGGTGGCGCGTATGCCGCGTGGGCGGCCGATTACTGCCGAAATGGTGCTTGTCGTCATGCGGAGGGGCAGGCCGGCGGCTTCGCCATCGGCGTCTATGGCGGCTACAACTATCAATTCGCCAACCGCTTTGTGATCGGCGGCGAACTCGATTGGGGCAAGTCCACGTCGTCACGGGACGAGCACGTCTTTGGCGACAGCGCGTTGCTGTCGAGCTTCGGCGCATTCGGCTCCGCCCGCCTGCGCGCAGGCTACGCGTTCGACCGCCTGCTGGCGTTTGGTGCAGTCGGTGTCGGCGTGGCCAGCATCGGCAACGGCTACCGCTACACCGTTCAGAAGGGGTGTGACACCATAGAGCAGGTTATCTGGGATGAACAGGTCAAGGCCGGGCTGATCGCGGGCGGCGGCTTCGAGTATGCTTTCACCAAGCATTTCGTCGGGCGCGGTGAATATCTCTACGCTAATTATGGCAGCGTCACGCTGTCCAGCCGGGACCGCACCCGCACTGAATTCCGCAACGAGATGCATCTCGTGCGCGTCGGCGCCAGCTACCGGTTCTGA
- a CDS encoding DUF1328 domain-containing protein has translation MLSWVVTFLIIALIAGILGFGGIAGASVEIAKAIFFIAVILFLISAVVGLVRGRSNV, from the coding sequence ATGCTGAGCTGGGTCGTTACGTTTCTGATCATTGCGTTGATCGCGGGTATTCTGGGCTTCGGCGGCATCGCCGGCGCCTCCGTCGAGATCGCCAAGGCGATCTTCTTTATCGCCGTGATCCTGTTCCTGATCTCGGCTGTGGTCGGACTGGTGCGCGGACGCAGCAACGTCTAG
- a CDS encoding SDR family oxidoreductase — protein sequence MKIVVIGGTGLIGSKTVAILRQGGHEVLAASPNGGVNTITGEGLNEALAGAQVVIDLANSPSFEDKAVLEFFETSGRNLLAAEAAAGVRHHVALSIVAIDRTDNGYFRAKVAQEKLIETSGIPYTIVRSTQFLEFLRGVADSSADGSLVRLPPILFQPIAADDVAAIVADVALAAPRSGIVEIAGPERAPFNEIVARYLKAVGDPREVVSDPEARYWGGRVEEHSLVPLGEARLGRIGFDEWFRRSQAAT from the coding sequence ATGAAGATCGTCGTGATCGGCGGCACCGGCCTGATCGGCTCGAAGACCGTCGCCATTCTGCGCCAAGGTGGCCACGAAGTCCTCGCCGCCTCGCCCAACGGCGGCGTCAACACCATCACCGGCGAGGGGCTCAATGAGGCCCTGGCCGGCGCGCAGGTCGTGATCGACCTGGCCAATTCGCCCTCATTTGAAGACAAGGCGGTGCTGGAGTTCTTCGAGACCTCCGGCCGCAACCTTCTCGCAGCGGAGGCCGCAGCCGGAGTCCGACACCATGTCGCGCTCTCCATCGTCGCAATCGACCGAACAGACAATGGCTATTTCCGCGCCAAGGTCGCCCAAGAGAAACTGATCGAGACCTCCGGCATCCCATACACCATCGTCCGCTCAACCCAGTTCCTGGAATTCCTCCGCGGCGTCGCCGATTCAAGTGCGGACGGAAGCCTGGTCAGGCTCCCGCCCATCCTGTTCCAGCCGATCGCGGCAGACGACGTTGCTGCCATCGTTGCCGATGTGGCACTCGCGGCGCCGCGAAGCGGCATCGTGGAGATCGCCGGCCCGGAACGAGCGCCGTTCAACGAAATCGTCGCCCGTTATCTGAAGGCTGTTGGCGACCCGCGTGAGGTAGTGAGCGATCCCGAGGCCCGATACTGGGGCGGCCGGGTCGAGGAGCACTCGCTCGTGCCGTTGGGCGAAGCACGCCTCGGCCGCATCGGTTTCGACGAATGGTTCCGCCGCTCACAGGCTGCAACCTGA
- a CDS encoding cupin domain-containing protein, whose product MTIKLVALVLLCLMTGTAAAQEPKVTSLMSKDLPENPGREALMITVEHAPGGSSAIHRHNAHAFVYALEGSVVMQLKGGQQVTLTPGQSFYEGPDDVHVVDRNASGTQPAKFLVLLIKDKGAPALVPAQ is encoded by the coding sequence ATGACGATCAAACTCGTTGCGTTGGTTCTTCTGTGCCTCATGACGGGCACGGCGGCGGCACAGGAGCCCAAGGTCACGTCACTCATGTCTAAGGATCTTCCGGAGAATCCCGGCAGGGAAGCTCTGATGATCACAGTCGAGCATGCGCCCGGCGGGTCGAGCGCTATCCACCGACACAATGCACATGCGTTTGTTTACGCGCTGGAGGGCTCCGTCGTGATGCAGCTGAAGGGTGGACAACAGGTGACACTGACACCAGGACAGTCCTTCTATGAAGGCCCTGACGATGTTCATGTCGTCGACCGGAACGCAAGCGGCACCCAGCCGGCGAAATTCCTGGTGCTCTTGATCAAGGACAAGGGCGCCCCCGCACTCGTGCCCGCACAGTGA
- a CDS encoding ATP-dependent helicase, translated as MTEPSKLPHHGVPEHQPAAGGIAARARAAAGPQYLNGLNPEQRDAVVTLDGPVLVLAGAGTGKTRVLTTRIAHILSQGRARPHEILSVTFTNKAAREMKLRLGQMLGQAVEGMPWLGTFHSIGGRILRIHAELVQLKSNFTVLDVDDQVRLLKQLLQAENIDDKRWPARMLAGLIDGWKNRGLTPGQVPAGEAAMFGNGKGGKLYASYQERLKILNAADFGDLLLENIRLFRENPDVLRQYQNRFKFILVDEYQDTNVAQYLWLRLLSQAPSRPGAPLSAIIPGATEPSVIPGRTDSPVIPGHAEGVNLESRAGEDSLRDSGSALSAHPGMTASAAAAPAAPLKNICCVGDDDQSIYGWRGAEVDNILRFEHDFPGAKVIRLERNYRSTGHILAAASHLIAHNEGRLGKTLRTEDVDGEKVTVTGSWDSEEEARAIGEEIEELQRAGENLNEVAILVRASFQMREFEDRFVTLGLPYRVIGGPRFYERAEIRDALAYLRTINSPADDLAFERIINVPKRGLGDATVQMLHDHARKRRIPLFEAARAVVETDELKPKARGSLRELVAQFDRWRAHREVTSHTELAEIVLDESGYTEMWQKDRSADAAGRLDNLKELVRSMEEFENLQGFLEHISLVMDRDGGAEDEAASLMTLHSAKGLEFDNVFLPGWEEGLFPSQRTLDEQGRAGLEEERRLAHVGLTRARRRAKLYFATNRRIHGTWSTTIPSRFLDELPAANVEITESKGGSGWGGSSGYGPSRFDNVESFGSSYSTPGWQRAQANRNRGQGGRGQARGGFEESQSPFSGSRSDTSGSRSDVGSRGDTFSGGGFSRNKRGPMVIEGELVAKSTGTVSEFSLDDRVFHQKFGYGNVVKIDGNKLTIAFEKAGEKKVVDSFVERV; from the coding sequence ATGACCGAGCCGAGCAAACTGCCCCATCACGGCGTCCCCGAGCACCAGCCTGCGGCTGGCGGCATCGCCGCGCGTGCGCGGGCCGCGGCCGGTCCGCAATATCTCAACGGCCTCAATCCCGAACAGCGCGACGCGGTCGTGACGCTGGACGGGCCGGTTCTGGTGCTGGCCGGCGCCGGCACCGGCAAGACGCGGGTGCTGACCACGCGGATTGCCCACATCCTCAGTCAGGGCCGGGCGCGGCCGCATGAAATCCTGTCGGTGACCTTCACCAACAAGGCCGCGCGCGAGATGAAGCTGCGGCTCGGCCAGATGCTCGGCCAGGCCGTGGAAGGCATGCCGTGGCTCGGCACCTTCCACTCGATCGGCGGCCGCATCCTGCGCATCCACGCCGAACTGGTGCAGCTCAAATCCAATTTCACCGTGCTCGATGTCGACGATCAGGTGCGGCTCTTGAAGCAATTGCTGCAGGCCGAGAACATCGACGACAAGCGCTGGCCGGCGCGCATGCTGGCCGGACTGATCGACGGCTGGAAGAACCGCGGCCTGACGCCTGGCCAGGTGCCGGCGGGCGAGGCCGCGATGTTCGGCAACGGCAAGGGCGGCAAGCTCTACGCAAGCTATCAGGAGCGGCTGAAGATCCTCAATGCCGCCGATTTCGGCGATCTCCTGCTGGAGAACATCCGGCTGTTTCGTGAGAACCCCGATGTGCTGCGGCAGTACCAGAACCGGTTCAAGTTCATTCTGGTCGACGAATACCAGGACACCAACGTCGCGCAGTATCTTTGGCTGCGGCTGCTGTCGCAGGCGCCGTCACGCCCGGGGGCGCCGCTCTCGGCGATCATTCCGGGAGCGACGGAGCCCTCCGTCATTCCGGGGCGCACCGATTCTCCTGTCATTCCAGGGCACGCCGAAGGCGTGAACCTGGAATCTCGAGCAGGCGAAGACTCACTTCGAGATTCCGGGTCTGCGCTTTCAGCGCATCCCGGAATGACGGCGAGCGCGGCCGCGGCGCCCGCCGCCCCCCTCAAAAACATCTGCTGCGTCGGCGACGACGACCAGTCGATCTATGGCTGGCGCGGCGCGGAGGTCGACAACATCCTGCGCTTCGAGCACGACTTTCCCGGCGCAAAAGTCATCCGCCTCGAACGCAATTACCGTTCCACCGGCCATATCCTCGCCGCCGCCTCGCATCTCATCGCGCACAATGAGGGCCGGCTCGGCAAGACGCTGCGCACCGAGGATGTCGACGGCGAGAAAGTCACCGTCACCGGCTCCTGGGATTCGGAAGAGGAAGCCCGCGCCATCGGCGAGGAGATCGAGGAGCTGCAGCGCGCGGGCGAAAACCTCAACGAGGTCGCGATCCTGGTGCGGGCCTCGTTCCAGATGCGCGAGTTCGAAGATCGTTTCGTCACCCTCGGCCTGCCCTACCGCGTGATCGGCGGTCCGCGGTTTTATGAGCGCGCCGAAATCCGCGACGCGCTGGCCTATCTGCGCACGATCAATTCGCCCGCCGACGATCTCGCCTTTGAGCGCATCATCAACGTGCCGAAGCGCGGCCTTGGCGACGCCACCGTGCAGATGCTGCACGACCACGCCCGCAAGCGCCGCATTCCGCTGTTCGAGGCGGCACGCGCCGTGGTCGAGACCGACGAGCTGAAACCGAAGGCGCGCGGGAGCCTGCGCGAGCTGGTCGCACAATTCGACCGCTGGCGCGCCCACCGCGAGGTCACCTCGCATACGGAGTTGGCCGAAATCGTGCTCGACGAGAGCGGCTACACCGAGATGTGGCAAAAGGACCGCTCCGCCGACGCCGCGGGCCGGCTGGATAACTTGAAGGAACTGGTGCGCTCGATGGAAGAGTTCGAGAACCTGCAAGGGTTCCTCGAACATATCTCGCTGGTGATGGACCGCGACGGCGGCGCCGAGGATGAAGCCGCGTCGCTGATGACACTGCATTCGGCCAAGGGACTGGAATTCGACAACGTGTTCCTGCCCGGCTGGGAAGAAGGCCTGTTTCCGAGCCAGCGCACGCTCGACGAACAGGGCCGCGCCGGCCTCGAAGAAGAACGGCGCCTCGCTCATGTCGGCCTGACCCGCGCGCGCCGCCGCGCCAAGCTCTATTTCGCCACCAACCGGCGCATCCACGGAACGTGGTCGACCACGATCCCGTCGCGCTTCCTCGATGAATTGCCGGCGGCCAATGTCGAGATCACGGAATCCAAGGGCGGCTCCGGCTGGGGCGGCAGCAGCGGCTACGGCCCGTCGCGCTTCGACAATGTCGAATCCTTCGGCTCCAGCTACAGCACCCCGGGCTGGCAGCGCGCCCAGGCCAACCGCAACCGCGGACAGGGCGGCCGCGGACAGGCCCGCGGCGGTTTCGAGGAAAGCCAGTCGCCGTTTTCTGGTTCGCGCAGCGATACCTCAGGTTCGCGCAGCGATGTCGGCTCGCGCGGCGATACCTTCTCAGGCGGCGGCTTTTCGCGCAACAAGCGCGGCCCGATGGTGATCGAAGGCGAACTGGTCGCAAAATCCACCGGCACCGTTTCGGAATTCTCGCTCGACGACCGCGTGTTCCACCAGAAATTCGGCTACGGCAACGTGGTGAAGATCGACGGCAACAAGCTGACCATTGCGTTCGAGAAGGCCGGCGAGAAGAAGGTGGTCGATAGTTTCGTGGAGCGGGTGTAA
- a CDS encoding thioesterase family protein, with translation MPLPPAPFLSSVMQIEPQWIDYNGHLNMAYYNVMMDRAIDEMWLQLGIGPAYMKERHSSTFTAECHVRYIREIHLGDPVQISVYLLGHDEKRLHTFEELRHATEGWLSATSENMTLHMDMNARKVAPFPPDIRARIQAVVDSHAAVPRPEGVGRKVAMPSG, from the coding sequence ATGCCGCTGCCGCCGGCTCCGTTCCTGTCCTCGGTGATGCAGATCGAGCCGCAATGGATCGACTATAACGGCCATCTCAACATGGCCTATTACAACGTGATGATGGACCGCGCGATCGACGAGATGTGGCTGCAACTCGGGATCGGGCCGGCCTACATGAAGGAGCGCCACAGCTCGACCTTCACCGCCGAATGCCATGTACGCTACATACGCGAGATTCACCTCGGCGATCCCGTTCAGATTTCGGTTTATCTGTTAGGTCATGATGAGAAGCGGCTGCATACGTTCGAGGAACTGCGCCACGCGACCGAAGGCTGGCTCTCCGCCACCTCGGAAAACATGACGCTCCACATGGATATGAATGCGCGGAAAGTTGCGCCTTTCCCGCCGGACATTCGCGCCCGCATCCAGGCGGTGGTGGATTCGCATGCAGCCGTGCCGCGGCCCGAAGGCGTCGGCCGCAAGGTCGCGATGCCTTCAGGATAG
- a CDS encoding ABC transporter ATP-binding protein has product MPPIISVSNLSKTYSSGFKALNGINLDIKRGEIFALLGPNGAGKTTLISIVCGIANLSEGSVTVGGHDINRDYRAARSLIGLVPQELHTDSFETVWATVSFSRGLFGKPKNPAHIEKVLKDLSLWDKKDSKIITLSGGMKRRVMIAKALSHEPQILFLDEPTAGVDVELRKGMWDVVRALQASGVTIILTTHYIQEAEEMADRIGVINKGEIILVEDKAGLMQKLGKKELKVHLQGKIDAIPASLAAYNLELCDDGHAVIYDYDTKGDRTGITSLLGDLRSAGIRISDLDTRQSSLEDIFVSLVRAP; this is encoded by the coding sequence ATGCCCCCCATCATATCCGTCTCAAATCTTTCAAAGACCTACAGCTCCGGTTTCAAGGCGCTGAACGGCATCAATCTCGACATCAAACGCGGCGAGATTTTTGCGCTGCTCGGGCCGAACGGCGCCGGCAAGACGACGCTGATCAGCATCGTTTGCGGCATCGCCAATCTGAGCGAGGGCAGCGTCACCGTCGGCGGGCATGACATCAACCGGGATTATCGCGCAGCGCGGTCGCTGATCGGGCTGGTGCCGCAGGAACTGCATACCGATTCCTTTGAAACCGTATGGGCGACCGTCAGCTTCAGCCGCGGCCTGTTCGGCAAGCCGAAGAACCCGGCCCATATCGAAAAGGTGCTGAAGGACCTGTCGCTGTGGGACAAGAAGGATTCCAAGATCATCACGCTGTCCGGCGGCATGAAGCGCCGCGTGATGATCGCAAAAGCGCTGTCGCACGAGCCGCAGATTCTTTTCCTGGACGAGCCGACCGCGGGCGTCGACGTCGAACTGCGCAAGGGCATGTGGGATGTGGTGCGCGCGCTCCAAGCCTCCGGCGTCACCATCATCCTGACCACGCATTACATCCAGGAAGCCGAGGAGATGGCCGACCGCATCGGCGTCATCAACAAGGGCGAGATCATCCTGGTCGAGGACAAGGCCGGGCTGATGCAGAAGCTCGGCAAGAAGGAATTGAAAGTGCATTTGCAAGGCAAGATCGATGCGATCCCCGCCTCGCTCGCCGCCTACAATCTCGAACTGTGCGACGACGGCCACGCCGTGATCTATGACTACGACACCAAGGGCGACCGCACCGGCATCACCAGCCTGCTCGGCGACCTCCGCAGCGCGGGTATCCGGATCTCGGACCTCGACACAAGACAGTCGTCGCTGGAAGACATCTTCGTCAGCCTGGTGAGGGCGCCATGA
- a CDS encoding FAD-binding oxidoreductase — MAMTITGSVKRPEPEALASAVEALAARFGNRLITSQAVREQHAHTTTWLPTQPPDAVVMAQETSDIQDVVRICAKHGVPVIAFGTGTSLEGQVNAPAGGVCIDLRDMNRILEVHAEDLDCVIQPGVTRKALNEHLRDQGLFFPIDPGADASLGGMASTRASGTNAVRYGTIRDNVLALKVVRGDGEIITTGTRAKKSAAGYDLTHLFVGAEGTLGIISELTIKLRGIPETIAAAACSFETVRGACQATILAIQTGIPLARIELLNAEQVRACNAYSKLTLPETPLLLLEFHGSEVEVAEQSRNFSEIAKECGGGDFTWTTKPEDRTKLWQARHDAYWSVKALRPGAGVVATDVCVPISRLADCVTETEDDLKRLNLLSPIVGHVGDGNFHCSLVCDIDNSEEMARGEDFMHRLVERAQAMGGTCTGEHGIGQGKQKYLEAELGPEAIDAMRALKLALDPQNIFNPGKILPAN; from the coding sequence GTGGCGATGACGATAACAGGTAGTGTGAAGCGGCCGGAGCCGGAGGCGCTGGCAAGCGCGGTCGAGGCGCTGGCGGCGCGATTCGGCAACCGGCTGATTACCTCGCAGGCGGTGCGCGAGCAGCACGCCCATACCACCACATGGCTTCCGACGCAGCCGCCCGACGCGGTGGTGATGGCGCAGGAAACGTCTGATATCCAGGACGTGGTGCGGATCTGTGCCAAGCACGGCGTTCCCGTGATCGCGTTCGGTACGGGTACGTCGCTGGAGGGCCAGGTCAACGCGCCGGCCGGCGGCGTCTGCATCGATTTGCGCGACATGAACCGGATTCTCGAAGTTCATGCCGAGGATCTGGATTGCGTGATCCAGCCGGGCGTCACCCGCAAGGCGCTGAACGAGCATCTGCGCGACCAGGGGCTGTTCTTCCCGATCGATCCCGGCGCCGACGCCTCGCTCGGCGGCATGGCTTCGACGCGGGCCTCAGGGACCAATGCGGTGCGTTACGGCACCATCCGCGACAACGTGCTGGCGCTCAAAGTGGTGCGCGGCGACGGCGAGATCATCACGACCGGCACGCGGGCGAAAAAATCAGCGGCCGGTTACGACCTGACGCATCTGTTCGTCGGCGCCGAGGGTACGCTCGGTATCATCTCCGAACTCACCATCAAGCTGCGCGGCATCCCCGAGACGATCGCGGCCGCCGCCTGTTCGTTCGAGACCGTGCGCGGCGCCTGTCAGGCCACGATCCTCGCCATCCAGACCGGGATTCCGCTCGCGCGGATCGAACTGCTCAACGCCGAGCAGGTTCGCGCCTGCAATGCCTATTCGAAGCTGACCTTGCCGGAGACGCCGCTGCTGCTGCTGGAATTCCATGGCAGCGAGGTCGAGGTGGCCGAGCAGTCGAGGAATTTCAGCGAGATCGCCAAGGAATGCGGCGGCGGCGATTTCACCTGGACCACCAAGCCGGAGGACCGCACCAAGCTGTGGCAGGCGCGACATGACGCCTATTGGTCGGTGAAGGCGCTGCGTCCCGGCGCGGGCGTGGTGGCGACCGATGTCTGCGTGCCGATCTCGAGGCTTGCCGATTGTGTCACCGAGACCGAGGACGATCTGAAGCGGCTCAATCTGTTGTCGCCGATCGTCGGCCATGTCGGCGACGGCAACTTCCACTGCTCGCTGGTCTGCGACATCGACAATTCGGAGGAAATGGCCCGCGGTGAGGACTTCATGCATCGCCTGGTCGAGCGCGCGCAGGCGATGGGCGGCACATGCACCGGCGAACACGGCATCGGGCAGGGCAAGCAGAAATACCTCGAGGCCGAGCTCGGCCCCGAGGCGATCGACGCCATGCGCGCGCTGAAGCTGGCGCTCGATCCGCAGAACATTTTCAATCCCGGCAAGATCCTGCCGGCGAACTAG
- a CDS encoding ABC transporter permease, with protein sequence MNYRAIRAIYLFEMARTWRTLLQSIVSPVVSTSLYFVVFGAAIGSRITEVEGVSYGTFIVPGLVMLSVLTQSIANASFGIYFPKFVGTIYEILSAPVSYIEIVIGYVGAAATKSIILGLIILATAALFVPLHIMHPWWMLTFLVLTAVTFSLFGFIIGIWADGFEKLQMIPMLVVTPLTFLGGSFYSVNMLPSGWRTITLLNPVVYLISGFRWSFYEIADVSVALSLGMTLGFLAICMALVWWIFRTGYRLKN encoded by the coding sequence ATGAATTACCGTGCGATCCGCGCCATCTATTTGTTCGAAATGGCCCGCACCTGGCGCACGCTGCTGCAGAGCATCGTCTCGCCGGTGGTTTCCACCTCGCTCTATTTCGTGGTGTTCGGTGCCGCGATCGGCTCGCGCATCACGGAAGTCGAGGGCGTCAGCTATGGCACCTTCATCGTACCGGGGCTGGTGATGCTGTCGGTCCTGACGCAGAGCATCGCCAACGCTTCTTTCGGAATCTATTTTCCTAAATTCGTCGGCACCATCTATGAAATATTGTCGGCGCCGGTTTCGTATATCGAGATCGTGATCGGCTATGTCGGGGCGGCGGCGACCAAATCGATCATCCTCGGCCTGATTATTCTCGCCACCGCGGCGCTGTTCGTGCCGCTGCACATCATGCATCCCTGGTGGATGCTGACCTTCCTGGTGCTGACGGCGGTGACCTTCAGCCTGTTCGGCTTCATCATCGGCATCTGGGCCGACGGTTTCGAGAAACTACAGATGATCCCGATGCTGGTGGTGACGCCGCTGACCTTTCTCGGCGGCAGCTTCTACTCGGTGAACATGCTGCCCTCGGGCTGGCGCACCATCACGCTGCTCAATCCCGTGGTCTATCTGATCTCGGGCTTCCGCTGGAGTTTCTACGAGATCGCCGACGTCAGCGTAGCCTTGAGCCTTGGCATGACGCTCGGCTTCCTCGCCATCTGCATGGCGCTGGTGTGGTGGATTTTCCGGACCGGTTACCGGCTGAAGAACTGA
- a CDS encoding creatininase family protein has translation MGIDTDRHFIERMHWDEVAQRINDGAVAILPIGAAAKQHGFHLPLNTDRIQAEWLAGRMAEKIDALIWPTLTYGHYPAFVEYAGSSSLSISTFEALVREVAGQILGSACPKLLVLNTGISTLAPVDRALARLASERIKHLWIHEGPRYPRVARQLAEQSHGSHADELETSLMLALAPHVVDMTRAEASPELKQGTPGALTPSDPNSPNYSRSGSYGDPTRATSAKGEALLAAMLDDLHEQAAAFIAQGTEQHRPAVVQSVLR, from the coding sequence ATGGGAATAGACACCGATCGCCATTTCATCGAGCGCATGCATTGGGACGAAGTCGCGCAGCGCATCAATGATGGCGCGGTGGCCATATTGCCGATCGGCGCCGCGGCCAAGCAGCACGGCTTCCACCTCCCCCTCAATACCGACCGCATTCAGGCCGAATGGCTCGCCGGCCGGATGGCGGAAAAAATCGACGCGCTGATCTGGCCGACGCTGACCTATGGCCATTACCCCGCCTTCGTCGAATATGCCGGCAGCAGCAGCCTTTCGATTTCGACCTTCGAGGCGCTCGTGCGCGAGGTGGCGGGGCAGATTCTCGGCAGCGCATGCCCAAAGCTGCTCGTGCTCAATACCGGGATCAGCACGCTGGCGCCGGTAGACCGCGCCCTGGCGCGCCTCGCCAGCGAGCGGATCAAGCATTTGTGGATCCACGAAGGTCCGCGCTATCCCCGCGTGGCCAGGCAATTGGCCGAGCAGAGCCACGGCAGCCATGCCGACGAACTGGAAACGTCGCTGATGCTGGCGTTGGCGCCGCACGTGGTCGACATGACGCGCGCCGAAGCCAGCCCTGAGCTGAAACAGGGGACGCCGGGCGCATTAACACCGTCGGACCCGAATTCACCGAACTACAGCCGCTCCGGCAGCTATGGCGATCCGACGCGGGCGACATCGGCCAAGGGCGAAGCCTTGCTCGCCGCCATGCTTGACGATCTCCACGAACAGGCCGCCGCCTTCATCGCGCAAGGCACCGAGCAGCACCGACCTGCCGTAGTGCAAAGCGTGCTGCGATGA